The DNA sequence TCGCCGCCCTGCATTCCGGCTGGAAATTGTAGGCATATGCGCGGTCCCCACAACATCTTGCGTCTGATCAGGACAGGTGCGACCTTCGAACGGACGGGTGCGATGGCCGCCGTCCTGGACGCGGTCGATGCGCCGATCCGCCTGCGCCTGGCCGCGCGGGTCATGGGCTGGCCCTTCCGCTGGCTGGGCTACAAGGGCGATCCGACCCTGCCGCCCATCACCCGGGCGATCACCGCGCTGGGGCCGGCCTACATCAAGTTCGGGCAGATCCTGTCGACGCGCGCCGATGTCGTGGGCCCGGAAATGGCCGGGCAGCTGCGCATGCTGCAGGACCGCCTGCCGCCCTTTCCCACCGACCTGGCCAAGAAGGCCATCGAGGCCGAACTGCGCGCCCCGGTCGACCAGCTGTTCAGCGAATTTTCCGAACCCGTCGCCGCCGCCTCGATCGCGCAGGTCCACCGCGCCCGCGTCCGCGAGACGGGGCGCGAGGTCGCGGTCAAGGTCGTGCGCCCCGGCATCGGGGCCGCGTTCAAGCGCGACATCGACGCGTTCCATTTCGGCGCCCGCCTGATCCAGCTTCTGTCCCCCGGCACCCGCCGCCTGCGGCCGCGCGACGTGGTGAGCCATTTCGAACAGACGGTCACCGGCGAGCAGGACCTGCGCCTGGAGGCCGCGGCCGCGTCGGAATTCGCAGAAAACACCGCGCGGGACGCGGGCTTTCAGATCCCCATGCCGCATTGGGCGCTGTCGTCGCGTCGCGTGCTGACCGCCGACTGGGCCGAGGGGCTGCCGATGGGCGACCGCGACGCGCTGATCGCCGCCGGTCACGACACGACCGAACTGGCGCGCCGGGTGATCCAGCTGTTCCTGTCGCATGCGCTGCGCGACGGGTTCTTCCATGCCGACATGCATCACGGCAACCTCAAGGTGGCGGCGAACGGCGACATCATCGCCTATGACTTTGGCATCATGGGAGAGATCGACGAATACACCCGCCGGGTCTAT is a window from the Paracoccus marcusii genome containing:
- the ubiB gene encoding 2-polyprenylphenol 6-hydroxylase: MRGPHNILRLIRTGATFERTGAMAAVLDAVDAPIRLRLAARVMGWPFRWLGYKGDPTLPPITRAITALGPAYIKFGQILSTRADVVGPEMAGQLRMLQDRLPPFPTDLAKKAIEAELRAPVDQLFSEFSEPVAAASIAQVHRARVRETGREVAVKVVRPGIGAAFKRDIDAFHFGARLIQLLSPGTRRLRPRDVVSHFEQTVTGEQDLRLEAAAASEFAENTARDAGFQIPMPHWALSSRRVLTADWAEGLPMGDRDALIAAGHDTTELARRVIQLFLSHALRDGFFHADMHHGNLKVAANGDIIAYDFGIMGEIDEYTRRVYAQILYGFIQRDYRLVARVHFEAGYVPRDRDEAAFARALRAVGEPIFGADASRISMGNLLSYLFEVTERFGMPTRTELILLQRTMVVVEGVARSLDPQLNIWDAAKPVVSDYIKASVGPKAAISDLTHIAQTVGRYGPLLPRMIEQALWERAHPEEARLTLIQPRSSGTLLLVAILALAAGAGIGLSL